In Rhodopirellula islandica, the following proteins share a genomic window:
- a CDS encoding HlyD family efflux transporter periplasmic adaptor subunit encodes MTSTASSEPFVFAPSGSASSDSSRSSASARGSTYAAPGVPSSHQLVDQARQEITQIVREVAAATHQPRKRADYLRFLADRVLRAMAGHGVVIWTRPSSGDSNETNYVAEHRLGRVTDLALVDEAEQVHQCLLAEVATEGAPVVVPPTPGADQIDVPANPLPYPTAIVPIRIDPSSALPEGLIQVFLDEGGTAASQRGSLRFLAQMSDLAGEFLRVLRLKTLSQLLDATDRVDGVVERLHRMTSTGMIQAAWVDAAAELLRLPRVALCRVDSSQPRIVAVSHVHRIDQHSGAAKAIRAATAIDLQPQHGIWFGSCQAKSNESNPNEDASSATPFNQDQTTSSIQSSQEPSWVVAAHPDSQWRIVGFTSDEAEHLSEDIYWGTLNRLLVGGASAWTAARRIESLPGGRWFSKLFVEPDAVSSLGSAPASEPSSTSRRTRAVHSRLRKSATWMAATLAIAILVCLPMPSLVPVTGVIRPVELDSYHAASDAVVETLHVDHGQRVQRGDLLATLTSTDLQEQETSLLGRQAVLMRQQEQVNQTLMSRPSVHSRPDSVHDGREVEEEIASVERQLEIIQESKERLVLRALRNGRVDAWRLQERLANRPLRRGDPVLNVIAEDTPWVVDARIPQTRLQTVDNAWQSEQLTAEVGTAWSSQMNLAATAQRFGPIVPDPTDGTPSVVMRLGLEQSPTLGDQPLAEMPARVTLHCGRTPVGWFLVQDVVHWCQVQWGGYF; translated from the coding sequence ATGACGTCGACCGCGTCCAGCGAGCCGTTTGTCTTTGCACCCAGCGGGTCGGCTTCATCTGATTCGTCGAGGAGTTCAGCGTCTGCGCGCGGATCGACCTACGCCGCCCCCGGTGTGCCTTCGTCTCATCAGTTGGTGGACCAAGCCCGGCAAGAGATCACTCAGATCGTTCGCGAGGTCGCTGCGGCGACGCATCAACCGCGAAAAAGGGCGGACTACCTTCGGTTTCTCGCCGATCGCGTTTTGCGAGCGATGGCGGGTCATGGCGTTGTGATTTGGACGCGTCCCAGTTCAGGGGACTCCAATGAAACGAACTACGTTGCCGAACATCGTCTCGGGCGGGTGACCGACCTTGCCCTGGTGGATGAGGCCGAACAAGTTCACCAGTGTTTGCTTGCGGAAGTCGCAACGGAAGGGGCTCCGGTCGTCGTTCCCCCCACGCCAGGTGCGGACCAAATCGATGTGCCAGCCAATCCGCTGCCCTATCCCACGGCAATCGTGCCGATTCGGATCGACCCTTCCTCGGCGTTGCCCGAAGGATTGATCCAGGTCTTTTTGGATGAAGGTGGGACCGCTGCCAGTCAACGCGGCAGCCTTCGGTTTCTGGCCCAAATGTCGGATCTCGCGGGCGAGTTTCTACGCGTGTTGCGTCTGAAAACACTCAGCCAATTGCTTGATGCAACCGACCGGGTCGATGGCGTCGTGGAACGTCTGCACCGGATGACGTCGACCGGAATGATCCAAGCCGCCTGGGTGGATGCAGCAGCAGAGTTGTTGCGTTTGCCACGCGTGGCCCTGTGCCGAGTCGACTCGTCTCAACCACGAATCGTTGCGGTCAGTCACGTCCATCGCATCGATCAACACAGCGGCGCCGCCAAAGCAATCCGCGCCGCGACGGCGATCGACCTTCAACCTCAACACGGAATTTGGTTTGGCAGTTGCCAAGCGAAATCGAACGAAAGCAATCCCAACGAAGACGCTTCCTCCGCAACTCCGTTCAACCAAGACCAAACCACGAGCTCCATTCAATCATCCCAGGAACCCTCTTGGGTCGTTGCCGCGCACCCCGATTCGCAGTGGCGGATCGTGGGATTCACGTCGGACGAAGCGGAACATTTGTCGGAAGACATTTACTGGGGCACGCTGAATCGGTTGCTCGTCGGTGGAGCCTCGGCCTGGACCGCCGCCCGTCGCATCGAATCGCTTCCCGGTGGCCGATGGTTTTCGAAATTGTTCGTGGAACCGGACGCGGTCAGCTCCCTTGGCTCAGCCCCGGCGTCCGAACCGAGTTCCACTTCACGACGCACGCGAGCGGTGCATTCTCGACTTCGCAAATCCGCGACTTGGATGGCAGCAACGCTTGCGATCGCCATCTTGGTTTGCCTGCCGATGCCCAGTTTGGTGCCCGTCACGGGAGTCATCCGGCCTGTTGAACTCGACTCCTATCACGCCGCCAGCGATGCAGTGGTGGAAACACTGCATGTCGATCACGGGCAACGGGTTCAGCGAGGGGACTTGTTGGCGACACTCACGTCCACCGACCTGCAAGAACAGGAAACCAGTCTGCTGGGTCGCCAAGCCGTGTTGATGCGGCAACAGGAACAAGTCAACCAGACGCTGATGTCGCGTCCATCCGTTCATTCTCGTCCGGACTCGGTCCATGACGGACGAGAAGTGGAAGAAGAAATCGCGTCGGTCGAACGACAGCTCGAAATCATTCAGGAATCAAAAGAACGGTTGGTCCTCCGAGCTCTCCGCAACGGACGCGTGGACGCCTGGCGACTTCAAGAACGTTTGGCCAATCGCCCCCTCCGCCGCGGCGATCCGGTCTTGAACGTGATCGCCGAAGACACCCCGTGGGTCGTCGACGCTCGGATTCCTCAAACTCGGCTGCAAACCGTCGACAACGCGTGGCAATCGGAGCAGCTGACCGCCGAAGTGGGGACGGCCTGGTCCAGTCAAATGAATCTTGCCGCGACCGCCCAACGGTTTGGCCCGATCGTGCCCGATCCGACGGATGGAACGCCCTCGGTCGTGATGCGATTGGGGCTGGAACAATCACCGACACTCGGTGATCAGCCGCTCGCTGAAATGCCCGCCCGGGTGACGCTGCATTGCGGACGCACGCCGGTGGGATGGTTCTTGGTCCAAGACGTGGTGCATTGGTGCCAAGTCCAATGGGGAGGGTATTTCTGA
- a CDS encoding rhomboid family intramembrane serine protease → MIPIRDDIPSRTTPVVNYLVIALCAFAFLAQQASSDQSEAIISGFSMVPLRITDPDTTPVMQQRVAVQTPRGVEVMEVRQEIGPAAVPVWATLITCMFLHGGWMHFLGNMWFLYIFGDNVEDRLGHLGYVLLYLGTGVFAGLAHLLSDPGSPVPTLGASGAIAGVMGAYAFLYPHARVVAVLPLMFVFPTFVLPGPVFLGIWFVIQLVNSLGSLTGGEAGGVAWWAHAGGFIAGAVAALLIGRSPLGHEAVQERRF, encoded by the coding sequence ATGATTCCGATTCGCGATGACATCCCCAGCCGGACCACGCCGGTGGTCAATTACTTGGTCATTGCCCTGTGCGCGTTTGCGTTCTTGGCTCAGCAAGCGTCGTCGGACCAAAGCGAAGCGATCATCAGCGGATTCTCGATGGTCCCCTTGCGAATCACGGATCCGGACACCACGCCGGTCATGCAGCAACGTGTCGCGGTTCAAACGCCTCGCGGTGTCGAAGTCATGGAGGTGCGGCAGGAAATTGGTCCGGCAGCGGTGCCGGTGTGGGCGACGTTGATCACCTGCATGTTCCTGCATGGTGGGTGGATGCATTTCCTGGGCAACATGTGGTTCTTGTATATTTTTGGCGACAATGTCGAGGACCGCTTGGGGCACTTGGGGTATGTGCTGCTGTATCTCGGGACAGGTGTGTTCGCCGGGCTAGCACATTTGCTCAGTGACCCAGGCAGTCCCGTGCCGACGCTGGGGGCCAGCGGTGCGATCGCGGGTGTGATGGGAGCTTATGCGTTTTTGTACCCGCATGCTCGCGTGGTGGCGGTGTTGCCGTTGATGTTTGTGTTCCCGACGTTTGTCTTGCCCGGTCCTGTGTTCCTCGGGATCTGGTTTGTGATCCAGCTCGTCAACAGTCTGGGGTCGCTCACCGGGGGCGAAGCGGGAGGAGTCGCTTGGTGGGCTCACGCGGGCGGGTTCATCGCCGGGGCGGTTGCCGCATTGCTGATCGGCCGTTCGCCGCTGGGCCATGAAGCCGTCCAAGAACGACGGTTTTGA
- a CDS encoding flagellar hook assembly protein FlgD, whose translation MSAASQVTSTSAAASFSSSEQASQISDSANEGYNSLDVDSFLQLLINELQNQDPLDPVDNAQMVQQIAQIREIGATDELTNTLSDLSNSQQLVTASGLIGRTVTGLADDQTNTTGVVDKITVETNDDSQARSVKVHVGQKTMQIENIREIQTE comes from the coding sequence ATGTCTGCTGCTAGTCAAGTCACCAGCACCTCCGCCGCCGCGAGCTTTTCGTCCAGCGAACAGGCTTCCCAAATCAGCGACAGTGCCAACGAAGGGTACAACTCGTTGGATGTGGACAGTTTTCTGCAATTGCTGATCAATGAACTGCAGAACCAGGACCCTCTGGACCCGGTCGACAACGCCCAAATGGTCCAGCAGATCGCACAAATTCGTGAAATCGGGGCCACCGACGAACTGACCAACACACTCAGCGATCTGTCCAACAGCCAACAACTGGTCACCGCCAGCGGATTGATTGGACGCACCGTGACGGGGTTGGCTGATGACCAAACCAACACAACGGGGGTGGTCGACAAGATCACGGTCGAAACGAATGACGACAGCCAAGCCCGTTCGGTCAAAGTTCACGTGGGTCAGAAGACGATGCAGATAGAGAATATCCGAGAAATTCAAACTGAGTAA
- a CDS encoding peptidase M50 — translation MNSRREASALRQDLHALPLPDGRGLVIVDEIGGRFARTTKRIWQSLQGSASDAPGATAPPDATFWPQAKAAGWLKRTSVDAPNSRSRWLPSPLSFRIPLASIDPVARRLVPLSGLVYSPLAVVLFSVAGLVSLLFWMVRWQHWAGSVPSLQSYLLSLQPLTIAATFVLTKTAHELGHAVLCRRFGSRCGVVGIWWLCFMPCPYVDVTDVWRQPNAARRGAVMAAGIWVEWIIAMGALWVWWLAPSHEVRMTAMNVVLVCGISTVLFNANPLMRYDGYFILSDLLDTANLREEARRGLRLFLVSPLSRWHRFGKRVWSMAVYHLASKLYRISISIAIATFVLQWAAGWGLWRIAMVVVVLAVMRFAFTGMRNLVRMIRGSGAWMGVPGGRRVGLAACVCLAAILILIVPVPRYRHVPGVIRVRDAALVYLPRGGVIEAVDVRVGDRVIAGQKLAEIADPTLQMKFEENRGKQSVIRERVHATRLASLRTGTSARDWQALEAASDSLASNQSLLQKRIDSLRLVSPQAGLVLPASAAPTTPKNHRDWRMEDPFTLRPTVGETTEDRVAWCRIASDPRLEVVVNINASDRNRIAEGVPVSVTLPSMPGRKIRTHVRGVSPMELVGEQVAATKPEEELAYEAVCDLSIESMVRPQDPSFAGQTATTDRELDGLLRWDGASCQAVLRLPSKPLWKDAKHSIERLMGI, via the coding sequence GTGAACTCCCGCCGAGAAGCATCGGCCCTGCGTCAGGACTTGCACGCGTTGCCATTGCCAGATGGCCGCGGGCTGGTGATTGTCGATGAAATCGGCGGACGCTTCGCTCGCACGACCAAACGCATTTGGCAATCGCTTCAAGGCTCCGCCTCGGATGCCCCTGGTGCTACGGCGCCCCCGGATGCGACGTTTTGGCCGCAAGCCAAAGCGGCGGGATGGCTCAAGCGAACCAGCGTGGACGCCCCCAACAGTCGATCGCGATGGCTTCCGTCGCCGCTGTCCTTTCGCATTCCGCTGGCGTCGATCGATCCCGTTGCTCGTCGTTTGGTCCCCCTCAGCGGATTGGTCTACTCACCGTTGGCCGTTGTCCTGTTCAGCGTCGCCGGATTGGTGTCGTTGCTGTTCTGGATGGTGCGTTGGCAACACTGGGCCGGCTCAGTGCCTTCCCTGCAAAGCTATCTCCTGTCGTTGCAACCACTGACCATCGCGGCCACGTTTGTACTGACCAAGACCGCTCATGAACTCGGGCACGCGGTCCTCTGCCGACGCTTTGGATCTCGCTGCGGTGTGGTTGGCATTTGGTGGTTGTGCTTCATGCCGTGCCCGTACGTCGACGTCACCGACGTTTGGCGACAACCCAACGCCGCCAGACGCGGTGCGGTGATGGCCGCAGGGATTTGGGTGGAGTGGATCATCGCCATGGGGGCGCTGTGGGTTTGGTGGTTGGCTCCGTCGCATGAAGTGCGAATGACGGCGATGAATGTGGTCCTGGTTTGTGGAATCAGCACCGTTTTGTTCAACGCCAATCCACTGATGCGGTACGACGGGTATTTCATTCTGAGTGATCTGCTCGACACAGCGAACTTGCGAGAGGAAGCACGACGCGGCCTGCGATTGTTTCTCGTTTCACCACTTTCCCGTTGGCATCGTTTTGGCAAACGAGTTTGGTCGATGGCGGTCTACCACTTGGCCTCCAAGCTGTACCGGATCTCCATCAGCATTGCGATTGCCACGTTTGTTTTGCAGTGGGCCGCTGGATGGGGATTGTGGCGAATCGCCATGGTTGTTGTCGTTCTTGCCGTGATGCGTTTCGCCTTCACCGGCATGCGAAACCTTGTTCGCATGATTCGAGGAAGCGGTGCGTGGATGGGAGTCCCCGGTGGACGACGCGTTGGGTTGGCAGCCTGTGTTTGTCTCGCGGCCATCCTGATTCTGATCGTTCCCGTTCCTAGATACCGTCACGTCCCAGGAGTCATTCGCGTTCGGGATGCGGCATTGGTTTACTTGCCTCGAGGCGGCGTCATCGAAGCCGTCGACGTTCGCGTGGGCGACCGCGTGATCGCAGGTCAGAAACTGGCCGAGATCGCTGATCCCACATTGCAAATGAAGTTCGAAGAAAATCGGGGCAAGCAATCCGTCATTCGCGAAAGAGTGCATGCGACACGCTTGGCTTCGTTGCGGACGGGCACGTCGGCAAGAGATTGGCAAGCGTTGGAGGCTGCGTCGGATTCGTTGGCTTCGAATCAATCCCTTCTGCAAAAACGAATCGACTCTCTGCGTTTGGTCAGCCCACAAGCGGGGTTGGTGCTGCCGGCATCGGCAGCACCAACGACTCCGAAGAATCATCGCGATTGGCGAATGGAGGATCCGTTCACTCTGCGACCAACGGTGGGTGAGACCACAGAAGATCGCGTTGCCTGGTGCCGAATCGCGTCCGATCCTCGGTTGGAAGTGGTCGTGAACATCAACGCCTCGGACCGCAATCGGATCGCCGAGGGCGTGCCGGTGAGTGTGACGCTGCCCTCGATGCCAGGCCGAAAGATCAGGACCCACGTGCGCGGTGTCTCACCCATGGAGTTGGTCGGCGAACAAGTCGCTGCGACAAAACCGGAGGAGGAACTGGCCTACGAGGCGGTGTGTGATCTTTCGATTGAGAGCATGGTTCGCCCGCAGGATCCTTCATTCGCAGGACAAACCGCGACCACTGATCGGGAACTCGACGGGTTGCTACGCTGGGACGGAGCCAGTTGCCAAGCGGTGCTTCGATTGCCATCGAAACCGTTGTGGAAAGATGCCAAGCACTCGATCGAACGGTTGATGGGCATCTGA
- a CDS encoding HlyD family secretion protein — protein sequence MKSMVCLIVTFGWATASVDAADPVDRDPVRTNVVEVRDVVVDFSQQVDVPALQSGAVAESAVRPNQFVRRQDVLGRLDSQALIIRRRAASLRHESAKLITSDDLEMQFAETSLAEAEAELDASNATEQKFTGAVSSNQLRRMRLAVERARLEVARTKKQIRQAVIDTQLAAADLALIDEELAQLDCVSPIEGVVLAVHREPGEWIAKGQPWVTVASAGQLTLHALVDADELSPATCVGLDVSVHWGNEADGTAKMLAGKITSVDPTRLPGNRFRLHAEVQNRRQTHDGSVPPRTAIVPGSGHSVDQHWQLLPGAQVTLRIYRSRDEMAWRMDRDDSDSLRGNLRR from the coding sequence ATGAAATCAATGGTGTGTTTGATCGTCACCTTTGGCTGGGCAACCGCCTCCGTCGATGCCGCTGACCCGGTCGATCGCGATCCCGTGCGAACCAACGTGGTCGAAGTTCGCGATGTCGTTGTCGATTTCAGCCAACAGGTGGACGTGCCAGCGTTGCAGAGCGGTGCGGTGGCGGAATCTGCCGTGCGACCCAACCAATTCGTCCGCCGCCAGGACGTGCTGGGAAGGTTGGACTCGCAGGCACTGATCATCCGACGTCGAGCTGCATCGCTGCGTCACGAGTCAGCCAAGCTGATCACAAGTGACGATCTCGAAATGCAATTCGCGGAAACATCGCTTGCCGAAGCCGAAGCCGAGCTCGACGCCAGCAACGCGACTGAGCAAAAATTCACCGGCGCGGTTTCCTCGAATCAATTGCGGAGGATGCGGTTGGCGGTGGAACGCGCCCGCTTGGAAGTGGCACGCACGAAGAAACAAATCCGCCAAGCCGTCATCGACACGCAGTTGGCTGCCGCGGACTTGGCCTTGATCGATGAAGAGTTGGCTCAACTGGATTGTGTCAGCCCGATCGAAGGAGTCGTTCTGGCGGTGCACCGGGAACCAGGTGAATGGATCGCCAAAGGCCAACCTTGGGTCACGGTTGCTTCCGCAGGACAGTTGACGTTGCACGCCCTCGTGGACGCTGATGAGCTGTCACCGGCGACCTGCGTTGGTTTGGATGTCAGCGTCCATTGGGGAAACGAAGCCGATGGGACTGCGAAAATGTTGGCGGGCAAAATCACATCGGTGGATCCAACTCGCTTGCCCGGCAATCGTTTCCGCTTGCACGCCGAAGTTCAGAACCGCCGGCAAACCCATGATGGTTCGGTGCCGCCGCGGACCGCCATCGTTCCTGGTTCAGGGCACAGCGTCGACCAGCATTGGCAATTGTTGCCAGGTGCCCAGGTGACGCTTCGCATCTATCGTTCACGAGACGAAATGGCGTGGCGAATGGACCGCGACGACTCCGATTCCCTTCGTGGAAATCTGCGGCGATGA
- a CDS encoding peptide chain release factor, which yields MPLPMSVGTHPCLWPVEEIEKRCQLRTQSRSGPGGQHRNRTASGAFLTFDSGVPEIGTITAEATEQRQQGRNRSTALARMRFLLAITLRSESPLGTGLAPNEVGLSQAELDLRARYRGSPMKLNDENAAKPGVLTLVLNDLWYAGGQPSLVAPHWKASTSKLVNLVRSHPPAFRLVNQIRQHHTRPPLR from the coding sequence ATGCCGCTCCCGATGTCCGTGGGCACGCACCCATGTCTCTGGCCGGTCGAAGAGATCGAGAAACGCTGCCAGTTGCGAACGCAATCTCGCAGCGGCCCAGGCGGACAGCATCGAAATCGAACTGCGTCGGGAGCGTTCCTGACGTTTGATTCGGGAGTCCCCGAGATTGGCACGATCACGGCCGAGGCGACCGAGCAGCGACAACAGGGTCGCAATCGATCGACGGCATTGGCACGCATGCGGTTTCTGCTGGCAATCACGCTGCGATCAGAATCGCCTCTGGGAACCGGTCTCGCCCCGAATGAAGTCGGACTCTCCCAAGCGGAGTTGGACTTGCGAGCACGCTATCGCGGTTCACCCATGAAACTGAATGACGAGAATGCCGCGAAACCTGGTGTGTTGACCTTGGTGCTCAACGATCTTTGGTATGCCGGCGGGCAGCCAAGTTTGGTGGCACCACATTGGAAGGCATCGACCAGCAAACTGGTGAACCTTGTTCGATCACATCCCCCGGCGTTTCGTTTGGTCAATCAGATCCGCCAACATCACACGAGACCACCTTTGCGGTGA